CCAGTCTTTTCTTttcgtagatcacttcctttcctgattttgtccattttaacaaaaaaaaaactgtaggTGAAAACTAAGTAAGCCAAGCAATGTAggtccccatacataacgtatCTACCCAATTCCCAAGGGGGTACCTaagggtaacggaggctctgggaacgagattggaaaCAATGGACCACAAACACCCAGATTTCCTTAGCGTGATGTTAACTTGTGAAAATTGGGTTCTGCTTGTTCCAGATGTGTTCGTGCAAATCTTCATGCATACCACGAATTATTCTCAATAAAGTCTGTCAATGACATTTAACCTTCCCCATAAGTAGCAATATTGACAACATCATTAATTCCCGTCTTCACCCTAAAGGCCTCCTTTGTAACACAATGAAACCCATTGGAGCGGATAAAGTACAGGAAATAAGAAGGGAATTTATGCTCCTGTCAGGATCAAAAGGTTTAGCAGTGGGCGGAAATAAGTATTCCTTTTTACGTGGATAGAGTTTAAAACCTAATCTCACTTGTGTTTAATTTTGAGCGAATGTGACTTGAGTATAGGTCAAAGAGCCTAGACAGATCAATTACGGCAAAGATTTTTATTTCGTAACGAAAGGAATAGGAACCGGCGCCGATGATGCCGGCAAGTGATGTTTCGAGCCGAAGAAGCTCGATGGCTTTTACCGATGTTCAGAAAACAGCGGTAAATATACTTGATCCTAACGCAGCTAGGCAGCGTACATATTCAGCAAGTTCGTCGACGAAGCCTGCAGCTCACCGAAGGTCCGTGAATATGAATGCAAGGACGCAACAATCTGGACAGGTCGATTTACAAGCTCCAGGACCGCGACTTGCAAACACGTACAAATTGTGTCCAGATGCGGAGAAACGATTCAGATCCAAGGATGTAAAAGATATCATCGACAGTGTATTGGAAAAGCGGTTGAGAGGAATGCCTTATGATGCCGACAAATGCAGGTCTCTGCTGCCGATTATAGTAGACGAAATCAAAGAGAAGGTCAAATTGCTGGGGTTTGAGAGATTCAAGCTTGTGTGTCTGGTGACCATCGGTAAACTTAACAATCAAGGGGTACGAGTGGCCAGCCGGTGCTTATGGGACACTGCTACGGATCGCATGGCAACATCTTCGTTTTGTAGCGATGATCTGTTTGCATCTGCTGTTGTTTTTGGTATTTATAGAGAGTAGAATTTCAGTTTGTGTCTGAGTACCGAAGGGGATTGGATTTCTCATAGACGCTGAAATTAAACTGTGTGCTTCAGCCGCATATCTTAGTCATACAGCTCTACAAGTGGTTTTTAAGGTACGTATTTGGAGAAAAATATCGGCCACCCGGAGGTCGTTTTGATAGACCCTTGATAGACTTTAAACAACATAAAATTCTATTTTTTCGCTTCCTCAACCAATCGACAGTGTTCAAAGTGTGTTGCAGGATCACTCTGGCGTGAATAGTCAAACAATCAATTATCGTCATCATTTGATTTATAGAGTGTTTACAGTGTTCTTAGCGGTGTGCCATCATCTTTGGTAAAGTTTATTGAGTTGTGCACTGTGTGAAGGGTTAAATCCAAGTTGTGTTTATTCTAAGTCAATCGACAGCAATGTGAAATTATAAGCAGTGGGATTAAAAAAAGCTATACGCAAACCACTCATAGTTTCCATGGGAACTGTTATGGACTTCACCCTCAGACGTGAACTTCAGATGAAATCGTGATTAGATGACTCCAATTCATTTTATACCATAGACATTGTCTATTTGTTATTATTTGTAGGTAAAAGATGCAGAGTATAACCGgcataaatatttatattttaagcaCCCAAAAAAAAGATTGTGCAATGCTTAACTGAGATAAGTAGGAGTTCTTGTACCTTGAAGCTTGCTCGGCTGATATCAAATTGTTCTTTCGCTGAAAAAAGTTGGAGACGGCTCCAAGCGACGATTGGGTCCTGCGCAGTTAGAATTCGTCAAACATGTGATTTCAACATTTGTGATATATCACGCCCGCTTTAAACACTATTATGGCCATTGATGCTTGATAGAAGAAAGCTTATTAGGTCTGAAAAGCCTATTTACGAAACCATTACACAGGAAAATTGTTGAGGTCGGAGACATTAGCGTTGGAGGAGAAGTGACGTCATGTGCTTTTTTCCTCGCTGAAGAAGCCGATTTGATGGTTTAATACACTTTTTAATGATTCGACCGTGAAATGGTTTGAACGGAATCTAAGACACTTTTCGTGACAATTAATTCATGCTTAAGAAATACTTATTGGTCTGTGAAACTCCAGTAGATCTTGGACCTATTTTGATAAAAGCAGCATAAAACGTAAACCTCTTCGAAAAGAGACTGTCTTCCTCCGCAATACCAGTTGGGCTTGTAGTTCCGAAAAAGACCAGTTAGTTATTTAGTCACGACCAAAAAATGGCAATCTTAACTCGATATTCAAAGAAATGACAAGCACGAAATGTCTCAGTTTTATTAGTCTCAGTTTTATTAGACTGATATTCTGGGAATATagcattaatattattttacatgctTATAAATTCATAACATTTAATGGAGGGGGGACTCATGCATGACCTCTTCCTTCCCCATGTTTGATTAATAGTTTGTTACTCTGTAACAATTTACAATGACATTTAGTAATGTATTCGCGTTCTCTTATCAACTTTATTGACAATTAGATGTGTCGAATGCTTGTCAGTTTTGGAGTCGCTTGTTTAGTTAAACGCCTTCGTGGTAGAAGCCTTcacatttgatttgacttggtttaatttttaagatttcggtttacagtgtccccgagtAGTACTCCAGCGCccagaacgactagacacttaaatgaagttcctttcctttcatttcttctttttctcctttttcgcTAAACAGGGAGCTTTGGCCAGGTTCTTACTCACTTTAGGTAACGTTCATAGAGCTTTACAAACTTTAAAATATCGACCACTTAAGACTACTTTAGGTCACGCCATAACTCTAGGAAATCGTCTGAACGCGAGtaaatagacctaatcggctaactcaatgttgtacccaattcaaatctcccgggactaagattctttgtgtgttgaaattgcatgataatgtagaaTTCATAttgaaatgatatggaaatacctggaacaaaacgttttattcccaaagggtttgaattgggtacaacattgagtttgccgattaggtctatttcGTGAGCATGAGCAAGTATTTATCGTATTTTTatagccgtgtttccatagcaactgcATTGAATCACCCAAGTATTCGTCATTGACAAATCTGTTGAGAACAATGTTGAGAACAATAAGTCATCTCATTGCATCATATTGGAGCAGTCATCGTTGTCACGCGAGgattgaagaccttttttggcGAATCGCATGAGCTGTAACCATGAGTCTGTCATACAGTATCATTTAACTACGCATTCATTTCCACACATATGCGGCTTTAAACAGTCAAAAAATAAGCTGTCTTCGATTCATGTCCTTCTACTTCTTTGATTATTGAAATGAAGATTGTCATGGTCGACTAGTTGcatgtaattatttttaaaaaggtCGTAAACAGGGTGTATCTTTATGATTAATAGCTTTTTAACCTTTTCATATCGATATAACCAAACGAAAAGTGAGCTTGAACAAGAATTTTGTCACGTTTGCCATAAAACATGACAACCGCAACTTCTGTGCCATCGTTTGacaagtttaaaatttacaagtctTTGCAAACTTTAGATGAAATATGGTCTCGATGAATGTAAACAGCTTGGCAGCCTTCGTGAGGTCAGTTAAACTCTCAGAAATAATGGCTTGAGGGTTAAAAAAGCATTTCGTTGTTGTCGCTGAAAGCAGTTCTTGTTGACAATCTCAGTTGAATCAACATCGTGGTTGCATGTTATTGTCTCCAATGCACTAACATGTgtaaaatcaaagtaccatttTACTCTGTTTCTCTAAAATGGACGTGATTAAGTCTCGCCTGAAGGACCCTGTATAGACAGTTCTCGCCTTGGCTTCTTCTTACTCGGGAATAGGAGCGTGAATAAACCCCTTAATCGCTTTGTTCATCTTCTCGCGCTCTAGCCCTTTCTTTGCGTGGATCCCGTACACCGAAGCAACAGCGATCAATTCGTCGCTCTTGTAAACATACTCAGCAAAACCGTCTTCGTCGATTGCTGCTACACTTTCATCCCAAGCGCAGCCACTTTGCAACGAGGGCGCGGGTTTAATCCTCTTCGTGACAAGGCAAGTGCAAACCAGCTTGTACTTCTTCAAATCGAGAGTAGACACCCTGTCTCTTATAATACTGACGAGCTGTTTCGTTAGCACGGAACATTCCTTGGCTTCATATATTTTGCCTTTCAGTTTAGTCTCCAGCACTTCTTGAATCACCTTTGTCACTTTATCCCTCACAAATCCGTACTGCAAGCGCGCTTTTTCTGGATCCACCGGAAGCGATCGAGAGCGACTTCGCAACGGATAATCAGCATGTGTCATTACAGCAATCCCTTTATCTTCGTCCCTTCCTTTCAGACGCTCTTTTGCCTCAAACaatgaaacttttctttttctggccGCAGTGTTTTTTGCAAGAGTTATTCCCTCAAGTTCCTGAATCACTTTTCTTGTAGAAATTTCGGACTCCATTTCAAAACCCGTTTCTCTATGGATCCCCGCCTTCTTCACACCTCCTTCTCGGGTCAAATATCTTGATACTTTCGGGTTCTTCGTGAATTAAAGTATTCTTTTCGGTTCCGCTCGATGAACAAATCCCTGCAAAAGCGCGTCTCACGCAATATTAATCGTAATCACGATATCCCTAACACTGTGGTGTTGGACACGCAAGTAACGTCAGCGTTTTACTTAATTACGTTACATGGTTCGATCTGCCCTCTTGCTAAATTGACAGTATACGTTGTTCATAGATTTCGACCAAGTAAACAAAATTCTTTCGGAGATTACACTGATGCTTTTCGCATTGTGTGGTTAGAGTGTCCTTAAATTAATTGAAATTGCGACATTGTCGCGAACTTGCTTTTTTCTGGCATTGATTTTACAAAGGACAATATTGGACTGGCTATTGCAAGTCAGTAGGAGGACCTGCCTAACAACTGCCTAAAATCTCTTTCTTTATACGTTCCATCTCGGTTTTGGTTTCTGTTACTGGTAAGGACTGATCACGCAGTGTTTGACCTATCAGTGTGTTTTAAACGGCttcttttgaagcctttgttgCCCTTAGGTCCAATGCAGTAGTTATTTCAGCGAAGTTATGATTTGTACTTTTGGAGCTCTATGAGTGCCGCTTTCATGCCAAATTAGAACAGCAAACGACCGCCAGTTCTTGTATCTTTATTTCGTACAAAGAGAAATCGGAAAAACAACTGAACAGCATTTATTTCTGAGTAAAGAACTACGATAAcgtcattctcgttcccagagctgcgatcctcttggccagcgcctcggatcgagagctctgaaACGTAGGCTCAAAAGTTGCCCCCTTCCTGATGCATAACTCCTACTCGAGTTGTTTTTTGAATAGACATGAGATATCAGTTCATTAACCCCCCAAGGGAATGGAACCACCACTTTTGATCTTAGAAAATTGCAACGATTCATTTAAACATAAGTTAGCTTTATTTCAACTTCGAGTTTCAGTAATAATGAGGAACTTTATTTGGGTGCCACTTGGGACCTCGTGTCCTATTTCTTTGTCCTCCTTGGGATTGTCATCGCTCAAAATgtcagaaataaataaataataaaataaataaaagaaaggggtgctaaacacccCCGCCTCGTATGTTAGCTACACCATGCTGacgaggcccaaaaggccgaagcagctgtccatggctgttaattgaccgggtgaaatggttgtgcgcatgcatgatgtgttggccacaccgggttggtattagcgtgtgtcaccttgcttttattgatGTTCCATACTTTACAGTAATCATATCAAATTAACTTAAATCAAATTGTCTTGGAGCACGGCGAAGAATTGAACCAGGGGCACACTTGCGGGGATGGAGAGTGCTCTCACTTCTTTGCCAGCCCTTCTACCCGAGAGGCACTAAGCCCAGCCCTactcaaggacggtgcctactattgttactgcgcatactttctgcgcatctcgagatactcggatttcctatgggtggtgcttatttaTGCAGGGATATtgttgcgcggttcaaaactatgcggagaaagcaaacttagcaagtgctcttggtatccaaaacgaaaattgggggcataaccatgcatttttcagagataattaagcttcaatttggaaaagaacaccatacatttctttgtattttgaagctttttacagatattgttgattaattatctttgaaaaatgcgtggtcacgcccaattttctttttggctttcaataacacttattaagatctgcttttcccgcatattcaataaaccgcacaaaaatacctcTGAATTAGCCGGTgaattaataggcaccgtcGTTAATCAAACAGAAACAGAATAGGGCTCCGGAACCAAAACAGTGGCCGAAAATTTCATGCATTCCTTTTTAGCTTGCCTGCAATCTTAATAGTTTAATGGTCCCCCAAAAAAGGCagtggctattcgtacgggacccgtacaccgactTACATTTGCTATTCATACGGGAGCATCtcttcttagaatgattattacaggttcTAACTGTAACCTTGAACGACATAAccacgcagttattgaaagctaaccgtttaaCAATAGGCGCTTACACTTAATTACTGTTTaacagcgctatttgaaatgggttcttagacttaaatgcgagaaATACAAGGTCAGATGGCCGGTGACATCGAACGAAAGAGGTTTTTCGTGAAATTAAACAAGCATCGATGCCGTTGCTTGATAGCTGAACTGTTAAGGACGAGGTAAGACGTTCCGAGTGTTATTGAACCTGAAATAATCATTCTTAGAAGACTCccgtatgaatagcaaatatatgTCGAtgtacgggtcccgtacgaatagccactCTGCCCAAAACAAAATTACCGATGATCGTGTTCTTGGTgaatagagagattaagcatctccagtttacgtgaaacggcgaAATGGCAAACGCAAAACGGTGGGctgctttttttcaaaaaagcatgaaaattatgttattctaaCTCTTCgttctcttttgaaaagtttctTGATGCCTGGAGCTAACAGGAAAGAAATGAACCGATATtaaacgagtttcttccatttttggcaaaacacaaATTTTTAGTCCGACGTTTGCCATAAACGTGATGCTTAATAGAGAAGTTAAGCATGACGATTACGGCgaacgggaaacggcaggctcctgtttgtcataaaagcgtgaaaattctctcatttaagcgtttctctttcctttgagaagttgcttgatatcaggggctaacaggacagaaatgagctaatatcaagcagggttcttacatttttggcaaaacgctaATTTCACTCCGACGTTTGTTGTTTGgagtaaacgtcatgcttaactGACCTCTCtaaagcatacgaaacgtcaagtatgaaatgaaaatgttcgtaaccgctgtttgttttcttttcctgctgaaattgaaatggccaaaaagcaaaaatatttatgatGTGACCTCTCTAATCTCTCTAATGACGCGTGAAAATAAACCACCGTGACTCCACGAAATTCGTACTTTGAGTCACAAATGAGTTGAATTATCATTTCTCGACCTTTCAAAAAAAATGTCTTTCTGAAAGTGTTACTTACTTCTAGTAGTTTTTTTATTTAGTCAATAATAGTGACATCCTTGGATAATGTGTTTTGGAGAGCACTTGCGCTTTACGTCTATAGGTGTAGAACAGTTGTTTTTAAATCGCGACCAACATTCACGGCTGAAGCTTACTGCGTCCTCTCCTTTTCTAAGCTATAAGAGATTTTAGTTTATATGCTCagttaaaggctggtttccatacgatcgcggatcgcagatcgcagacgatcgcaaagagagctgtttccatataatcgcagacgatcgcaaacgatcgcagagccggctgcggccatacatttcggtcagcggagagaacttcgtgtttctgacagaacagtaacgaacataaacgaacattcaggctttgttgctaagaagcGTTGAATCATTTGAGTCAGAATTAAAACTATTATGGGATAAgtttcgatcgcagatcgcagaactttggtttccatatgatcgcaggatcgcaaacgatcgcagacgatcgcagaagatagaacatggttctatcttctgcgatcaCGATCGCAGGATCGTAGaagatcgcaaacgatcgcagaagtgggtttccatatgatcgcagaactttctgcgatctacgatctgcgattcgcgatcgtctgcgatcatatggaaaccagcctttaaagTAGACTGCGACCAGtctttcttttgctctaaaatcgggtcgcaaataccgcgggcgtTGGTCTGACCAACGCCCACAGTATTCGCTACCCGCAGTTTCAGCCGTTTTGAAGTGTTCGTTCGtttcaacaataataataataataataataataataataataataataatagtaataataataacaataataataataataatatctgacctgctaatcgcctttcctcgcagtcggagactgaattactaagggcgcagctcaattTAGAGCAAAGGAGAGTCTGCTCGCAATGCCTTTGTGTGGATGATACAGTTTGAAAATGCAACACAGAGCAACTCAGTGACGCTCCATACGCTATTGTATTTTGGTTATCTTCGTACATAGGATAAATTGTTGTATTGACCCATAGATTAGTTGTTTTTAGGGGTCCAGGTCGCTTTGGGATTGCTAAGTGATTAGAAGGAGCTTATTAATTAATTCAGGTGTCAATAGCAAAATCGTCAAAAGAATTAAAGGTGATGATGCCACTCGCAAAGGGTGTAGATGGGGGGGGGGTACTGGGGTGTCCCCCCTCCTTTGTAAGCCATTTTTTAAGCAAACAAGCTATAATATTCAGGTGGCGAAAACGCCATAATCTGGTGAGTCCCCTCTGTTTGACTCAGTGTAAgtcccctttgaaaaatcctggctacgcccctgacTCGTATAAACTTAAGTGCATGAACGCTTTTGTTATTTGACTTGGATTCTTGAACACGCAATCCACAAAAGCATTGTTGTCCACGGAATTTTTTAAACTCATTCCATGCACACCCGCTAGAGATCACGAACGAGCGCTTGCTTTTTTTATCTGAGAGGTCAAACGTGCAGCAAATGTCTTCTTTTAAAACTGAGCAATCTTGTGAGACGCGTCTGTGGAAACTTTAGCGTTGGTTTATGTTGAACCTTCCTACATACGTGTTGTCACATGTTTGCATGAGAATTCTATGTACccctttgtttttcaagttccatttgttttgtgctttttttttttgttttaatcagGAACACTTTTCTAACGTGGCTTGTGCAACACTGAGGCTCGAACAGAAAGAAAAGGTCTGTCGTCTTTTCGTGGAATTTGGAGTCGTTGGCTTTCGCAAATGAAGTTTCTGATTCCTGTTTTGTACACGAATTGTTGACATGATCAAAAGCTTCGCTCTCGGTTTCTCCTGGACATCCGGCCATACAATATTTTTTGAGTGACGAGAATCACTTACGTAATAGAAAACTGGAGTAGTGATCGATGTGTTTACACAACCATGAATAACAAGCAGTTTCTTGATTAATTTAAGATCTGTTTCAGCTTGACCTTGGGTTTGCCATGGTATCTGGTGCTTTCATTGTCTGTTATAGAAACGATGAAAAAGGACGGTTTGTCGAGGAGGCAGCTGTACTTGTATTCGTGTTTGCACATGTGTTCgtcatgttttcttttgttttgttctttgttgGCAAAAATGAGTCTCTTGCAAGAGCACTAACAGGCATTTAATCTTTTCTAAGATTGCAATAACATGCTTTGTTATGTCCCTAAAATAATTTCATAGTAGTGGCGTGAAAAGCGAAGAATATCTGTCGCAGCACTTAAAGGACGTTGCCTACTGGCTAGTTGTTATTGGGCAAACGTTCTGCGCGTCTCGAGATACTGACTCTGTTTTTTTgtcggtagtgcttactaatgcagggctATTTTTGGACGGTTTACAATTATGCGCTGacagcagaacttagcaagttctCTTGGTATCAAACGAGAgtattgggggtaaccgtgaATTTTGTAGAGATAATTTAAAAGGTTTaagttggaaaagaacgccatagtattacattgctttgtattctaaAGGTCAGCCTTCAAGCATTGCGTGCCGtaggaacaattttcatatatgaaaatcccgccaaagctgaaattcatccaatcagatcgctaaaacgattaattatctttgaaaagtgcgtggttacccccaatgttcTTTTTTACTCGTGGAAGACTCGTGGAtatatgagagaatctatcaaacggaagagacaaaataaagagttcagggaaaagaaaaacaatgcaaaacaccaaaaaagatctgaaaatattgaagcagcaagggaatatgaaaagcaaacatttcacaAGGGTAAAGCCTCCAATCCAAAACATATCAAagaactaaacagaaaagcacagaaccatttaaggaaagctatgcagagctcgAGCCAAAACCaagctgaaatttgtcaaggtcaagactctattagacattccatgtcaaaagtgattcagtcttttcgtgataagataacacatggccctgaatatatataCCCTTGCTTTGATCAGTTATAGTTCAGACTATTTTTctctaagtgtaacagtatcaaacaTAGTGACAAAtattcgcaaggtttgttggaggaatgtataactggcacaaaaagtgttaataaatactgaatggatctgctctacttgcccaacctgatgacattaacgatatgacctggcaacgaaaatcagaccttattcaaaattaccctgtcacCTGTGctaggaactttgaacacatggtacagctctttattgaggatgtgttaaagagtaatcttatgcctattggagaaatggtagacTTCTTTTAccgggttgaattccagcaaaggggatcacATCACATTcgtgcattattttgggtatctagttgcatatgaAAGCCCCCTTCCCacgtgctgttacacaattatccagctgttatatcacactgactaatacagaaagaaaacttcagcccgccaattttaaacaatcacgggaactttcatatccacgagtaacgacagtggcactttgattggatttcaatgacacttgttaaaatCTGCTTTCCCGCATGTTATAAACTGCACAAAATTACCTTATTGAACCGTGGTTCTAGGATGTACAAATGATACTTGCACAGTCCAGTTGGATTTCACCTGCGCGAGTTAGCGAGATGTATAGTGATTTCAACATTCAAGAAAGCTCTGTCTCTGATAATTCAGGAAATGAGGCGAAAAAAACTCTACGAAACATCCAAGCAAAGCTCGAATCAAGTCAGCGTTGACTTTTACCACagtattcaacgccaaagaaagtttttcttattactttcagagcgtgaccaaaatcatgacacaaagaaagagcaaacgttgtctataactttctcgcaatgtgattggtttattttccaacatgggcgttcctgattggctattacattgcgtgacagaTTGACGCGAGCatacggcaaattagccaatcagattgcgagattacaagcaattgtggtaaaaagtaTCTAA
This portion of the Montipora capricornis isolate CH-2021 chromosome 11, ASM3666992v2, whole genome shotgun sequence genome encodes:
- the LOC138022945 gene encoding dynein light chain Tctex-type protein 2B-like; the protein is MMPASDVSSRRSSMAFTDVQKTAVNILDPNAARQRTYSASSSTKPAAHRRSVNMNARTQQSGQVDLQAPGPRLANTYKLCPDAEKRFRSKDVKDIIDSVLEKRLRGMPYDADKCRSLLPIIVDEIKEKVKLLGFERFKLVCLVTIGKLNNQGVRVASRCLWDTATDRMATSSFCSDDLFASAVVFGIYRE
- the LOC138022944 gene encoding dynein light chain Tctex-type-like; this encodes MESEISTRKVIQELEGITLAKNTAARKRKVSLFEAKERLKGRDEDKGIAVMTHADYPLRSRSRSLPVDPEKARLQYGFVRDKVTKVIQEVLETKLKGKIYEAKECSVLTKQLVSIIRDRVSTLDLKKYKLVCTCLVTKRIKPAPSLQSGCAWDESVAAIDEDGFAEYVYKSDELIAVASVYGIHAKKGLEREKMNKAIKGFIHAPIPE